Proteins from a single region of Abyssalbus ytuae:
- a CDS encoding glycoside hydrolase family 127 protein, whose translation MKKFSRNFIIFMVFLSFFNCKTDKKDIAKAEEPKEGYQIELVDIQNIKVNDEFWLPIIKQVQEKTIEYAIAKCEEEGRMDNFLIAGGQMEGEVKGVMPFDDTDVYKIIEGASYSLISAPNPELEKVLDSLVSIISIGQEKDGYLTTWRTINPAKPPAPWVEVKEGKRWESLAASHELYNAGHLYEAAVAHYKATGKRNFLSIALKNADLMVNTFGEAENKLHTVPGHQIIETGLIKLYEITGNEDYLNLAKYFLDNRGNPQNHELFGSYSQDHIPVVNQDEVVGHAVRAVYMYAAMTDIAAIKNDSSYLKAVNKLWDNMVNKKMYITGGIGAKHEGEAFGENYELPNLTAYSETCAAIGDVYWNHRLHKLTGNAKYFDVIERTLYNGLLSGLSLDGKKFFYPNALESDGVYKFNRGECTRQSWFDCSCCPTNIIRFIPSIPGLIYSHHKDTLYVNLYASNTGKVKLESSEIQISQTTDYPWSGKVNMEINPEKEKKFTLKIRIPGWSGNEVLPGDLYHYMNNIDESPTIFINEEKTKGKVDKGYYTISRNWKKGDIVKISFPMHVRKVVANEKVKENTGKVALEYGPIVYSVEEIDNKESFDSVKINAEDNFSVTKKEDLLGGVNVINNDYLTAIPYYAWSNRGIGKMKVWIPFEN comes from the coding sequence ATGAAAAAATTTAGTAGGAACTTCATTATTTTTATGGTTTTTCTATCCTTTTTTAACTGCAAAACAGATAAAAAAGATATTGCAAAAGCAGAAGAACCAAAAGAAGGTTATCAAATCGAACTTGTTGATATTCAGAATATAAAAGTAAATGATGAATTCTGGTTGCCAATTATTAAGCAAGTTCAAGAAAAAACCATTGAATATGCCATTGCTAAATGCGAAGAAGAAGGTCGTATGGACAACTTTCTGATTGCTGGTGGACAAATGGAAGGCGAAGTAAAAGGTGTTATGCCTTTTGATGATACCGATGTTTATAAAATTATAGAAGGGGCATCTTATTCCCTCATAAGTGCACCAAACCCGGAACTGGAAAAAGTTCTGGATTCTTTAGTTTCTATCATCAGCATAGGGCAGGAAAAAGACGGATATTTAACTACCTGGCGAACAATTAATCCGGCAAAACCACCTGCACCATGGGTAGAAGTTAAAGAAGGCAAACGTTGGGAATCACTGGCTGCCAGCCATGAATTATATAATGCAGGACATTTATACGAAGCGGCAGTTGCCCATTACAAAGCCACAGGCAAAAGAAATTTTTTAAGTATAGCATTAAAAAATGCAGACTTAATGGTGAATACTTTTGGCGAAGCAGAAAATAAACTTCATACCGTTCCCGGCCATCAAATTATAGAAACGGGTCTCATCAAACTATATGAAATTACAGGTAATGAAGATTATTTAAATCTTGCCAAATATTTTTTAGACAATAGGGGAAACCCCCAAAATCATGAATTATTTGGTTCTTACTCACAAGATCATATACCGGTAGTTAATCAGGATGAAGTCGTAGGCCATGCTGTCAGGGCAGTTTATATGTATGCTGCAATGACGGATATTGCGGCCATAAAAAATGATTCGTCTTATCTAAAAGCAGTCAACAAGCTTTGGGATAATATGGTGAATAAAAAAATGTACATAACAGGAGGTATCGGAGCAAAACATGAAGGAGAGGCTTTCGGTGAAAATTATGAACTTCCAAACCTGACTGCTTATAGTGAAACCTGTGCAGCAATTGGCGATGTTTACTGGAATCACAGGTTGCATAAACTTACCGGGAATGCGAAATATTTTGATGTTATAGAACGAACATTATACAATGGTTTATTATCCGGGTTATCATTGGACGGAAAAAAATTCTTTTATCCTAATGCCCTCGAATCAGATGGGGTATATAAATTCAACAGGGGAGAATGCACACGGCAATCCTGGTTTGATTGTTCCTGTTGTCCCACCAATATAATCAGGTTTATTCCATCTATACCCGGGTTAATATATTCTCATCATAAAGACACTTTGTATGTAAACCTTTATGCCTCAAATACCGGGAAAGTAAAATTAGAGTCTTCTGAAATTCAAATTTCTCAAACTACTGATTATCCCTGGAGTGGTAAAGTTAATATGGAAATAAACCCCGAAAAAGAAAAAAAATTCACTTTGAAAATACGTATTCCGGGATGGTCTGGAAATGAAGTCCTTCCGGGAGATTTATATCATTATATGAACAATATTGATGAGTCACCAACCATATTTATAAATGAAGAGAAGACAAAAGGGAAAGTTGATAAAGGTTATTATACTATTTCCAGAAATTGGAAAAAAGGAGATATAGTCAAAATTAGCTTCCCGATGCATGTAAGAAAAGTAGTAGCAAATGAAAAAGTTAAGGAAAATACAGGTAAAGTAGCTTTGGAATATGGCCCCATTGTATATTCGGTGGAAGAAATTGACAATAAAGAA